The following proteins are encoded in a genomic region of Anaerobranca californiensis DSM 14826:
- a CDS encoding M55 family metallopeptidase gives MKVYISVDIEGIWGVVSRKQIIGDDGDYLRARKLMTKEVNLVCQELFNNGVKEIVVNDSHGPMDNIIIEELHPDVSLISGYPKDLSMMAGIDHTFDCAIFIGYHPKAGTERGIFDHTYAGRVVSKFKINGEEVGEAGLNAGVAGYFDVPVVLVSGDDKVCQDVLKEIGPIPTVAVKETISRYCAKNLPYNQLKNKYKEAVYKAITGLNQYPIKKFNLPLNLELEFTQAIMVDMALSLPQVKKINSKTISVICNEPIELYKLFRGIISLASTAL, from the coding sequence TTGAAGGTATATATTTCTGTAGATATAGAAGGTATTTGGGGAGTTGTTTCTCGAAAACAAATTATTGGTGATGATGGAGATTATTTGCGGGCAAGAAAGTTGATGACTAAAGAAGTAAATTTAGTGTGTCAAGAACTATTTAACAATGGAGTTAAAGAAATAGTTGTCAATGACTCCCATGGACCTATGGACAATATTATTATCGAAGAACTCCATCCCGATGTCAGTTTAATTAGCGGATACCCTAAAGATTTGAGCATGATGGCGGGAATAGACCATACCTTTGATTGTGCAATATTTATTGGTTATCACCCTAAAGCAGGGACGGAAAGAGGGATTTTTGACCACACTTATGCCGGTAGGGTAGTATCTAAATTTAAAATTAACGGTGAAGAAGTTGGAGAAGCTGGATTAAATGCCGGTGTAGCCGGTTATTTTGACGTACCGGTAGTTTTAGTGTCTGGAGATGATAAAGTTTGTCAAGATGTATTAAAGGAAATAGGTCCAATTCCAACAGTAGCAGTTAAAGAAACTATCTCAAGGTATTGTGCAAAAAACCTTCCATATAACCAACTAAAAAATAAATATAAAGAAGCTGTGTATAAGGCAATAACTGGACTAAATCAATATCCTATAAAAAAATTTAATCTCCCGTTAAATTTAGAACTTGAGTTTACTCAAGCTATAATGGTAGATATGGCTTTAAGTTTACCTCAAGTTAAAAAGATAAATTCTAAAACTATATCGGTAATTTGTAATGAGCCTATAGAATTGTATAAATTGTTTAGAGGGATAATAAGCTTAGCTAGCACAGCGTTGTAA
- a CDS encoding aldo/keto reductase — protein sequence MEERLFKKLGFKTSTLGLGCMRLPLEDDKYPEKIEKDASKIDEDQAIELIRYAIDKGITYIDTAYPYHGGNSEVVVGKALQGGYREKVKLATKLPVWLVNEYGDFERLLDEQLRKLQTDYVDFYLLHALNKNSWKKVKDLGVLDFIEDAIKKGKIRSRSFSFHDSIDTFKDIIDSFNWDMCQIQLNYMDENYQAGLEGLYYAASKGISVVIMEPLRGGRLVKNVPEEIQKIWDSAPVKRSPADWAFRWICNFPEVTAVLSGMGSKEEIDQNVATFNTAFPNSLTEEELEIINKVKEIYKSKLKVNCTECKYCIPCPQNVAIPNIFSNYNSIYLYNTLEESRKFYNNILGKNDASLCVECGLCQEACPQNIPIIESLKAAHKVLIGD from the coding sequence ATGGAGGAAAGGTTATTCAAAAAATTAGGTTTCAAAACATCGACATTGGGTTTAGGTTGTATGAGGCTTCCATTAGAAGATGATAAATATCCGGAAAAAATAGAGAAAGATGCCAGCAAAATTGATGAAGATCAAGCTATAGAATTAATCAGATATGCCATTGATAAAGGAATAACTTATATTGATACCGCTTACCCATATCACGGTGGAAATAGTGAAGTGGTAGTTGGTAAAGCTTTACAAGGGGGGTATAGGGAAAAGGTTAAACTTGCCACAAAACTTCCCGTTTGGTTAGTTAATGAATATGGAGATTTTGAAAGATTATTAGATGAACAGTTGAGAAAGTTGCAAACAGATTATGTAGATTTTTACTTATTACACGCTTTAAACAAAAATTCTTGGAAAAAAGTTAAGGATTTAGGTGTTCTAGATTTCATTGAAGATGCTATCAAAAAGGGTAAGATACGATCTAGGAGTTTTTCCTTTCACGACAGTATAGATACCTTCAAAGATATTATCGATAGTTTTAATTGGGATATGTGTCAAATACAGTTAAACTACATGGATGAAAACTATCAGGCCGGTTTAGAAGGATTGTATTATGCTGCAAGCAAAGGAATTTCAGTGGTGATCATGGAACCTTTAAGGGGTGGAAGATTAGTTAAAAATGTACCTGAAGAAATTCAAAAAATATGGGATAGTGCCCCTGTAAAAAGGTCTCCTGCAGACTGGGCATTTCGTTGGATCTGCAATTTCCCTGAAGTTACCGCAGTGTTAAGTGGTATGGGTTCTAAAGAAGAAATAGATCAAAATGTAGCTACCTTTAACACAGCTTTTCCTAATTCTTTAACGGAAGAGGAATTAGAGATCATCAATAAAGTAAAGGAAATATATAAAAGTAAACTGAAAGTCAATTGTACAGAATGTAAGTACTGTATCCCCTGTCCCCAAAATGTCGCTATTCCTAACATTTTTTCTAATTATAATAGTATTTACCTTTATAATACCTTAGAAGAATCCCGTAAATTTTATAACAACATTTTAGGGAAAAATGATGCATCCCTCTGTGTAGAATGTGGCCTTTGCCAAGAGGCTTGTCCTCAAAATATCCCTATAATTGAGAGTCTAAAAGCTGCCCATAAAGTATTAATAGGTGATTAA
- a CDS encoding ATP-binding protein — protein sequence MVFLNEFVDEIIRGLLLNVSLILLPPFIYESFKLDKLGYVSKRVKPHEVAILTSISVILCMIFAIPIFNGHLYDLRLIPILVSFFYGGVWSGIATVTVMVFFRWYLFSEGFYTMIVVYTFVVIMAAYISPRYFSLRRRDKFIISAKIAVIAIVLMFLTTYLMNINSENFSLRELIKFFLLFTVIKILALHFTIYTLEGFVEKRELRIELQRVDRLNTVGGLAASIAHEIRNPLTVVKGFMQIIRKNGDKLSQQKIQEYLDMAITETNRAEKVIADFLSFANPSVENQRLINVSDLVSMACNIMYSYATLNDISINKTLDKGCYLFTDENKLTQVFVNIIKNSIEAMPNGGEIDVRVFKDKKHVIIEVEDYGIGMTKEEISRLGTPFYTLKSSGTGLGLMISYKYVQILGGKIKVESEKGKGTKFTVTFPIYHKPSEEMDIIGYISE from the coding sequence ATGGTATTTTTAAATGAATTTGTTGACGAAATAATTCGGGGATTATTACTAAATGTTTCATTAATTTTACTGCCACCCTTTATTTACGAAAGCTTTAAATTAGACAAATTAGGTTATGTATCAAAAAGAGTAAAACCCCATGAAGTGGCAATTCTCACCAGCATCTCTGTCATCCTTTGCATGATCTTTGCTATTCCGATATTTAATGGTCACTTATATGATTTAAGGTTAATTCCCATTTTGGTATCGTTCTTTTATGGTGGGGTTTGGTCAGGGATAGCTACTGTTACTGTAATGGTTTTTTTCCGTTGGTATTTGTTTAGCGAAGGGTTTTATACTATGATCGTCGTTTATACCTTTGTGGTGATAATGGCAGCATATATTTCTCCTAGGTATTTTAGTTTAAGGAGAAGGGATAAGTTTATAATTTCTGCCAAAATTGCCGTTATAGCTATTGTTTTGATGTTTTTGACTACTTATTTAATGAATATTAATAGTGAAAATTTTTCTTTAAGGGAGTTAATTAAATTCTTTCTCCTTTTTACCGTTATAAAAATCTTGGCATTACATTTTACTATTTACACATTAGAAGGTTTTGTGGAAAAAAGGGAGCTGAGGATTGAACTTCAAAGGGTAGATCGCCTAAATACAGTGGGGGGATTGGCGGCATCTATTGCCCATGAAATTAGAAATCCATTGACAGTGGTCAAAGGCTTTATGCAAATCATTCGGAAAAACGGTGATAAACTATCACAGCAAAAAATACAGGAATATCTAGACATGGCCATTACAGAAACTAATAGGGCGGAAAAGGTAATTGCCGACTTTTTATCCTTCGCAAACCCAAGTGTAGAAAATCAAAGGTTAATAAATGTCAGTGACCTTGTTTCTATGGCATGTAACATCATGTATTCCTATGCCACATTAAATGATATATCTATCAATAAAACTTTAGATAAAGGGTGTTATTTATTTACCGATGAAAATAAATTAACCCAAGTTTTTGTTAATATAATCAAAAACAGTATTGAAGCAATGCCTAATGGAGGAGAAATAGACGTTAGGGTATTCAAAGATAAAAAACACGTAATAATAGAAGTAGAAGATTACGGTATAGGTATGACAAAAGAAGAAATTTCTAGATTAGGAACACCTTTTTATACCCTTAAAAGTAGCGGAACAGGTTTAGGCCTGATGATCAGTTATAAATATGTGCAAATTTTAGGTGGCAAAATCAAGGTTGAAAGTGAAAAGGGTAAAGGAACTAAATTTACCGTGACTTTCCCTATTTACCACAAACCTTCTGAAGAAATGGATATAATAGGATATATTTCTGAATAA
- a CDS encoding ABC transporter ATP-binding protein, whose protein sequence is MGKNTFKEDEKLKETLNLKIIFRLFEYIKPYKLQVVITLILMGIVIAVSLANPLLMRLAINRHIAEGDISGLIRIGIVMALINFLAMYAARYRIMIMAKVSSKILLKIRQELFAHIQKLSFSFFDNRPVGKILARIIGDVDSLGDLFTNSVTSLIPDAITLVAVMAIMLYMNWQLGLLAIIMLPILALALFYIQIYGRKRWQDYRKKRSNLSAFLHEDYSGIKVIQSFNRQSKTERVFSDLAKKLTDSFISAVRLSDAFWPVVELSWGIGSIIVFWYGVRLLNTGTIQVGDLVAFTGYIGMFWRPIMNLSNFYNLLITNLAGAERIFEIMDIIPDIVDTQNAKELPQIIGEVEFKNVSFAYEDGEVVLKNVSFKVQPGETIALVGHTGAGKTTIVNLLTRFYDITEGEILVDGYNIKDVTIESLRSQMGIMSQDTFMFSGSIKENIRYGKLDATDEQVINAAKAVQAHDFITKLENGYDTDVNERGSRLSVGQRQLIALARALLANPRILILDEATSSIDTQTEKKVQLGLNTLLAGRTSFVIAHRLSTIRNAHRIMVIDDGQIKEIGNHQQLLAKKGIYYKLYTAQYKFLHEGA, encoded by the coding sequence ATGGGAAAAAATACTTTTAAAGAAGACGAAAAACTAAAAGAGACACTAAATTTGAAGATAATTTTTCGGTTATTTGAGTATATAAAGCCCTATAAACTTCAAGTAGTTATAACTTTAATATTAATGGGTATAGTAATTGCAGTTTCCCTAGCAAATCCTTTGCTGATGAGACTGGCAATAAATCGCCATATCGCTGAAGGGGATATATCAGGTTTAATTAGGATAGGGATAGTCATGGCTTTAATTAACTTTTTGGCAATGTATGCAGCCCGCTACAGGATAATGATTATGGCCAAAGTTTCTAGTAAAATACTATTAAAAATAAGGCAGGAATTATTTGCCCATATTCAAAAATTATCCTTTTCCTTTTTTGATAATAGACCGGTAGGGAAAATTCTCGCTAGAATAATAGGGGATGTAGATTCACTAGGAGATTTATTCACTAACAGTGTTACATCTTTAATCCCTGATGCTATAACTTTGGTAGCAGTTATGGCAATAATGCTCTATATGAACTGGCAGCTAGGTCTTTTAGCTATAATCATGTTACCGATCCTGGCATTAGCATTATTTTATATCCAAATATACGGAAGAAAAAGGTGGCAAGATTATCGGAAAAAAAGGTCTAATTTAAGTGCATTTCTCCATGAAGATTATTCAGGAATCAAAGTTATTCAAAGTTTTAACAGACAAAGTAAGACAGAAAGGGTTTTCTCTGATTTAGCAAAAAAATTAACAGATTCCTTTATAAGTGCAGTGAGACTATCCGATGCCTTTTGGCCGGTAGTAGAGCTTTCCTGGGGAATTGGCTCAATTATCGTTTTTTGGTATGGGGTAAGGTTATTAAATACTGGAACAATTCAAGTTGGAGACCTTGTGGCCTTCACCGGTTATATCGGGATGTTTTGGCGTCCCATTATGAACTTAAGTAATTTTTATAATCTACTTATCACCAATTTAGCAGGGGCAGAGAGGATATTTGAAATTATGGATATTATCCCTGATATTGTCGATACTCAAAATGCCAAAGAACTTCCCCAAATCATTGGAGAAGTAGAATTCAAAAATGTTTCATTTGCCTATGAAGATGGTGAAGTGGTTTTAAAAAATGTCAGTTTTAAAGTACAACCTGGAGAAACCATTGCATTAGTTGGTCATACAGGAGCAGGGAAAACTACAATTGTAAACCTCTTAACTAGATTCTACGATATTACAGAAGGGGAAATTCTCGTTGATGGATATAATATTAAAGATGTGACCATTGAATCCCTCCGCAGTCAAATGGGGATTATGAGCCAAGATACCTTTATGTTTTCCGGTTCTATCAAAGAAAATATCCGCTATGGTAAGCTAGATGCCACTGATGAACAAGTGATTAATGCTGCCAAAGCAGTACAAGCCCACGATTTTATTACCAAATTGGAAAATGGCTACGACACTGATGTCAATGAGAGGGGTTCGAGGCTATCGGTGGGGCAAAGGCAGTTAATAGCTTTAGCCAGAGCTTTACTAGCAAACCCTAGAATACTGATTTTAGATGAAGCGACATCTTCTATAGATACCCAAACGGAAAAGAAGGTTCAACTAGGCTTAAACACCCTATTAGCTGGCAGAACATCCTTTGTTATAGCCCATCGTTTATCGACTATCAGGAATGCCCATCGAATTATGGTAATTGATGATGGACAAATCAAAGAAATAGGGAACCATCAACAGCTCCTTGCTAAAAAGGGGATATACTACAAACTTTATACTGCCCAATACAAATTTTTGCATGAAGGGGCATAA
- a CDS encoding FUSC family protein, which yields MDLVAKFKGKLGMRTIKTAIAVTLSVATAYALNLNSPFFAAIGALITMQGNIIDSFRMGRDRILGTIIGALVGVLCSYIALGNPIVIGFGVLLVIFISNIINYKKTIVISAVIFISIMLNFKSGSILIYGLNMVIDTLVGIIIAVFVNIIIYPHFSRDVVLNASLELLEKCEKAIKNLVTGDCQLCLDNLAEEFEVIEREYPTFKKEEENHLCKEGKIDLHNSRLLIHKLYHNIHIIGDMGKNNKIDKDNARLLDKMYNIKVDFSEDLNNEDIVYNYHLKKSLEIIITLAKAFNMDYQTKLKGNLKG from the coding sequence ATGGATCTAGTCGCTAAATTCAAAGGGAAACTGGGAATGAGAACAATAAAAACAGCCATCGCTGTAACATTGAGTGTAGCTACTGCCTATGCATTAAATTTAAATTCACCATTTTTTGCAGCTATTGGGGCATTGATTACAATGCAGGGGAATATTATCGACTCCTTTAGAATGGGTAGAGATAGGATATTAGGAACCATTATCGGTGCCCTAGTAGGTGTTCTTTGTTCATATATCGCCTTAGGTAATCCTATAGTAATTGGTTTTGGAGTGCTGTTAGTAATATTTATCTCTAACATAATCAATTATAAGAAGACAATAGTTATTTCTGCTGTCATTTTTATCTCTATTATGCTTAATTTTAAGTCGGGAAGTATTTTAATATATGGACTAAATATGGTTATTGATACACTAGTAGGGATTATAATTGCCGTTTTTGTTAATATTATAATATATCCCCATTTTAGTAGAGATGTAGTGTTAAATGCTTCCTTAGAATTACTAGAAAAATGTGAAAAGGCAATAAAAAATTTAGTTACAGGTGATTGCCAATTATGTTTAGATAATTTGGCAGAAGAGTTTGAAGTAATAGAAAGGGAATATCCGACATTTAAAAAGGAAGAGGAAAACCACCTTTGTAAAGAAGGGAAAATTGATCTTCATAATTCCCGCTTACTTATCCATAAGCTATATCACAATATCCACATTATTGGAGATATGGGGAAAAATAATAAAATTGATAAAGATAATGCCAGGCTCTTAGATAAAATGTATAATATAAAAGTAGATTTTTCCGAGGATTTAAATAACGAAGATATAGTATATAATTATCACCTAAAAAAATCTTTAGAAATAATAATTACATTAGCAAAGGCATTCAATATGGATTATCAGACTAAACTTAAAGGGAATTTAAAGGGTTAA
- the pdaA gene encoding delta-lactam-biosynthetic de-N-acetylase, producing MKLKIFALTLTLALSFFVLSFDYLQARNLDNTPYDWYFIPGKNNSPSTTEPHYQKLLDKYGGYYIGNIQEKELYLTFDNGYENGYTPIILDILKEKGVPAAFFVTGHYLKTQPELVKRMVNEGHIVGNHSWNHPSLVDVDDQTLKMELEKVKEKFAEITGIEEMKYLRPPRGIFSERTLALSSQLGYTNIFWSLAYMDWDINNQKGSQFAYDSIMKRVHPGAIMLLHSVSKDNAEALGRVIDDLQKQGYTFKSLDELKK from the coding sequence ATGAAATTAAAGATATTTGCTTTAACTTTAACTTTAGCCCTTTCTTTTTTCGTCTTATCCTTTGATTATCTACAAGCTAGGAATTTAGATAATACACCATATGATTGGTATTTTATCCCTGGAAAAAACAATAGCCCTTCCACCACTGAACCCCATTACCAAAAACTTCTAGATAAATATGGCGGTTATTATATCGGTAATATTCAAGAAAAGGAGCTATATTTAACCTTTGATAATGGTTACGAAAATGGATATACACCTATAATTTTAGATATCCTTAAAGAAAAGGGAGTACCGGCAGCTTTTTTTGTAACAGGTCACTATTTAAAAACTCAACCAGAATTAGTTAAGCGGATGGTTAATGAAGGGCATATTGTAGGAAATCATTCCTGGAACCATCCTAGTTTAGTAGATGTCGATGACCAAACATTAAAAATGGAATTGGAAAAAGTTAAGGAAAAGTTTGCAGAAATTACAGGAATTGAAGAAATGAAGTACCTGAGGCCACCTAGGGGGATTTTTAGTGAAAGGACTTTAGCATTAAGCAGCCAACTAGGCTATACCAATATTTTCTGGTCTTTAGCTTATATGGACTGGGATATTAACAATCAAAAAGGCAGCCAATTTGCCTATGATTCCATTATGAAACGGGTTCATCCCGGTGCTATTATGTTGTTACATTCTGTTTCAAAGGATAATGCCGAAGCTTTAGGAAGGGTAATAGATGATTTACAAAAACAAGGCTATACCTTTAAAAGTTTGGATGAATTAAAAAAATAA